The following are encoded together in the Anoplopoma fimbria isolate UVic2021 breed Golden Eagle Sablefish chromosome 13, Afim_UVic_2022, whole genome shotgun sequence genome:
- the ssh1a gene encoding protein phosphatase Slingshot homolog 1: MALVTLQRSPTPSAASTASTATTTAGEDFGSEDDRRINQSLSESFFMVKGAALFLQQGSSHQGQKAHPHHKHAGDLPQHLQVMINILRSEDRIKLAVRLESAWSDRVRYMVVVYTSGRQDTEENILLGIDFTTKDCKSCSVGMALPLWSDTKIHLDGDGGFTVNTASRTHVFKPVSVQAMWSALQVLHKACEVSRRYNYFPGGMALTWMGYYESCIASEQSCINEWNAMKDLETTRPDSPTMFVDKPSERERTGCLIKGKLRSIMTCRDLENVTCKQIRTELEQHMNCNLKEYKEFIDNEMLLILGQMDKPTLIFDHVYLGSEWNASNLDELQQSGVGYILNVTREIDNFFPGTFSYHNIRVYDEDATDLLAHWNETYNFIVKAKKNRSKCLVHCKMGVSRSASTVIAYAMKEFGWSLEKAYNFVKQKRSITRPNAGFMRQLAEYEGILDASKQRHNKLWHPDIDCEMAEGQQGLSQCCGGEEGCHLTPEPGMSPCCEETLSDKGAACPSPRRTALEIDPAYNNYYFRRLSDSALDSEPSTPVRGPPLIGMEKVFIAIEDVERDALLDDEAFDGREGLPLFGPSAEGTAAQTCSRGPEPLEELRLRLEFSTVQEEDEEEVQKEEAEMEVLMQPDDVGGGEGGGGEETQDVEVEGDTEGNGMDLATLNENSNNNNHLSTPHNLNEKASPLPPPVDASTLSCRDSKLKEDSPPLVSKLCLNPSPPEVPSASFPLSHTSSKGLTSSVGLLCPCGPLCDCANCAVLPPTALLDREEQPGDSLHLPDGSLLEVKTKSQKSTSAAASESLPELMSMDLEEEKLDVACYVGDQKEPLLQLQRSGLVRRRAERLEKLSGLSQESLLSPKLLQECQGSTTSPIHTEEEEKCSSFTGDLPKSSTPRQVWLEPLVVPLTNEALLGVVGSGLLTPTSSPHGSTLTRSSSSDSLRSVRGKPGLVRQRAQEIETRMRLAGLTVPSRLKRSNSLAKLGSLNFSSEDLCSACSSDAGTLLLLSLSPEPDPGLEWDSPTTSALPRPCKDLHTPERALPGEPRS, encoded by the exons GATTTTGGGAGTGAAGATGACCGGCGAATAAATCAGAG CCTGAGTGAGAGCTTCTTCATGGTGAAAGGTGCTGCTCTCTTCCTGCAGCAGGGAAGCAGTCACCAGGGCCAGAAAGCACATCCTCACCACAAACACGCAG GCGACTTACCTCAACACTTGCAGGTGATGATAAACATTCTTCGCTCGGAGGACAGAATCAAACTG GCGGTGCGGCTGGAGAGTGCATGGTCGGATCGTGTGCGGTACATGGTGGTGGTGTACACCAGTGGGCGAcaagacacagaggagaacatcCTACTGGGAATCGACTTTACCACCAAAGACTG caAAAGCTGTTCGGTCGGCATGGCGCTACCTCTGTGGAGTGACACAAAGATCCATCTGGACGGAGATGG gGGCTTCACTGTGAACACGGCAAGTCGGACTCATGTCTTCAAACCCGTGTCGGTGCAGGCTATGTG GTCAGCCCTTCAGGTGCTGCACAAGGCATGCGAGGTGTCACGCAGGTACAACTACTTCCCTGGAGGCATGGCTCTCACCTGGATGGGCTACTATGAGAGCTGCATCGCTTCAGAACAGAGCTGCATCAACGAGTGGAACGCCATGAAGGACTTGGAGACCACACGGCCTGACTCACCCACCATGTTTGTGGACAA GccttcagaaagagagaggacagggTGCCTCATAAAAGGCAAACTCAGAAGCATCATGACGTGCAGGGACCTCGAGAACGTCACCTGCAAACAG ATCCGTACAGAGTTGGAACAACACATGAACTGTAACCTGAAGGAGTATAAAGAGTTCATCGACAATGAGATGCTGCTGATCCTGGGCCAGATGGACAAACCCACACTAATCTTTGACCACGTCTACCTG GGATCGGAATGGAATGCATCTAATTTGGATGAGCTGCAACAGTCAGG GGTTGGCTACATCCTCAACGTTACCAGGGAGATAGACAACTTCTTTCCAGGCACATTCAGTTATCACAACATACGCGTCTACGATGAAGACGCCACTGAcctgctggctcactggaatgaGACGTACAACTTCATTGTTAAAGCAAA AAAGAACCGCTCCAAGTGTCTAGTTCACTGCAAGATGGGTGTCAGTCGGTCTGCCTCCACTGTCATCGCTTACGCCATGAAGGAGTTCGGCTGGTCGCTAGAGAAGGCTTACAACTTTGTCAAGCAAAAGAGGAGCATCACAAGACCCAACGCAGGCTTCATGAGGCAGCTGGCCGAGTACGAGGGCATCTTGGATGCTAG TAAACAGCGTCACAACAAGCTGTGGCATCCAGACATAGACTGTGAGATGGCAGAGGGGCAGCAGGGGTTGTCTCAGTGttgtggaggggaggagggctgCCACCTGACTCCAGAGCCAGGGATGTCTCCCTGCTGTGAGGAGACGCTGTCTGATAAGGGGGCTGCATGTCCCTCCCCGCGCAGGACTGCACTGGAGATCGACCCCGCCTACAACAACTACTATTTCCGCCGACTCTCTGACTCCGCACTGGACAGCGAACCATCAACGCCTGTACGTGGCCCTCCCCTTATCGGGATGGAAAAGGTCTTTATAGCGATCGAGGATGTGGAGCGCGACGCTCTGCTGGATGATGAGGCCTTCGATGGGCGTGAAGGTCTGCCGCTCTTTGGACCTTCAGCGGAGGGGACTGCAGCCCAGACGTGCTCTCGGGGCCCTGAGCCGCTGGAGGAGCTGCGTTTGAGGCTGGAGTTCAGCACAgtgcaggaggaggatgaagaggaggtgcAAAAGGAAGAGGCAGAGATGGAGGTGCTCATGCAACCAGATGATGTAGGGGGTGGGgaaggaggcggaggagaggaAACGCAAGATGTGGAGGTAGAAGGGGATACAGAGGGTAATGGGATGGACCTGGCAACCCTAAATGAAAACTCCAACAATAACAACCATTTGAGCACTCCACATAACCTCAAT gaaaaagcttccccccttcctcctccagttGATGCTTCCACACTGTCCTGCAGGGATTCCAAACTGAAAGAAGACTCTCCACCCCTGGTTTCTAAGCTTTGCCTTAACCCCAGTCCTCCTGAAGTTCCAAGTGCTTCATTCCCACTGTCCCACACCTCATCTAAAGGCCTCACATCTTCAGTGGGACTGCTGTGCCCCTGTGGCCCTCTGTGTGACTGTGCCAACTGTGCTGTTTTGCCGCCCACAGCTCTACTTGACAGAGAGGAGCAGCCAGGAGACTCACTGCACTTACCGGATGGTAGTTTATTGGAAGTTAAGACTAAGAGTCAGAAAAGTACATCTGCAGCTGCCTCAGAGTCTCTGCCTGAGCTGATGAGTATGGActtggaggaggagaagcttgATGTGGCTTGTTACGTTGGAGACCAAAAGGAACCCCTGTTACAGCTGCAGAGGTCTGGACTGGTCCGCCGGCGTGCAGAGAGACTAGAGAAACTTTCAGGTTTATCCCAGGAGAGCTTGCTCTCTCCGAAGCTTTTGCAAGAATGCCAAGGGTCCACAACCAGCCCTAttcacacagaggaggaagagaagtgCTCCAGCTTCACCGGAGACCTCCCTAAATCTTCTACACCACGCCAAGTGTGGTTAGAGCCGCTGGTGGTGCCACTGACCAACGAAGCCTTGTTGGGGGTGGTGGGGTCCGGGTTGCTTACGCCCACCTCCTCGCCGCATGGCTCCACACTGACACGCAGCTCCAGCAGTGACAGTCTGCGCAGCGTGAGGGGGAAACCCGGCCTCGTGCGTCAGCGTGCGCAGGAGATCGAGACCCGCATGCGTCTGGCAGGCCTAACCGTGCCCTCGAGGCTGAAGCGGTCCAACTCGCTGGCCAAGTTGGGCAGCCTCAACTTCTCCTCGGAGGATCTGTGTTCAGCATGTTCCTCAGACGCAGGAACACTACTGCTCCTCTCACTGTCCCCAGAGCCAGACCCGGGCCTGGAGTGGGACTCCCCCACCACCTCTGCTCTGCCCCGGCCCTGCAAGGACCTGCACACTCCAGAGAGAGCACTACCAGGTGAGCCCAGAAGCTGA